One window from the genome of Pseudalkalibacillus hwajinpoensis encodes:
- a CDS encoding acyltransferase family protein, whose product MKNRSIDSYIVSKGRNNNLDIFRFTLATLVVYSHSYWITGTEDGTESLRVMMFFIISGFFISASYNRLNNLKSYFKARALRIFPALILVVLLTVFLLGPLVTTLQTGDYLTNYQTYHYLKTLLLFDIQYDLPGLFENNPETLVVNGSIWTIYPEALYYIVVGILGFTKILNKQIVLFLFILTHILYFIQFPIGHLYIGFFRYFLAGMLFYQFKNKIPLHYSLFLLSGIGMYIGYLTEHFADYFVFFGTYMVFYFIYVPKIELSFSRQLGNYSYGVFLFGYPIQQTIALLYGEGMTPLLNFVIAMPIAILCAIVSWNLVEKRALAMKDKPIKSIVPTFSFRKQWKKVS is encoded by the coding sequence GTGAAAAACAGATCCATTGATTCTTATATCGTTAGTAAGGGGCGAAATAATAATCTAGATATTTTTCGTTTTACCCTGGCAACCCTCGTAGTCTATTCTCATTCTTACTGGATAACTGGTACAGAAGACGGAACTGAATCACTTAGGGTAATGATGTTTTTTATTATAAGTGGATTCTTTATATCAGCTAGCTACAATCGCTTAAATAATTTGAAATCTTATTTCAAAGCAAGAGCTTTACGTATTTTCCCGGCGCTTATCTTAGTCGTTCTTCTTACAGTTTTTTTATTAGGCCCTCTTGTTACAACGTTGCAGACAGGGGACTACTTAACTAACTATCAAACCTATCACTATTTAAAGACACTTCTTCTATTTGATATTCAATATGATCTACCGGGTCTTTTTGAAAACAACCCTGAGACATTAGTTGTAAATGGCTCTATATGGACGATTTATCCAGAAGCTCTGTACTATATTGTAGTTGGAATTCTTGGTTTTACAAAAATATTAAATAAACAAATCGTGTTATTTCTTTTTATTCTCACTCACATTTTGTATTTCATTCAATTTCCTATTGGGCATTTGTATATTGGATTTTTTAGGTACTTTCTAGCAGGTATGTTATTTTACCAGTTTAAAAATAAGATTCCGCTTCACTATTCGCTATTTCTTTTATCTGGTATTGGCATGTATATAGGCTATTTAACAGAACATTTCGCGGACTATTTCGTGTTTTTTGGAACATACATGGTATTTTATTTTATCTATGTTCCAAAAATTGAACTTTCTTTTAGCCGACAGCTTGGAAATTATTCATATGGTGTGTTTCTGTTTGGGTACCCGATTCAACAAACTATTGCCCTTTTATACGGAGAGGGAATGACACCTCTTCTGAATTTTGTTATAGCCATGCCTATAGCAATTTTATGTGCTATTGTTTCTTGGAATCTAGTTGAAAAGAGAGCGTTAGCTATGAAAGATAAACCAATTAAAAGCATTGTTCCTACCTTTTCTTTCCGCAAACAATGGAAAAAAGTTAGTTAA
- a CDS encoding cupin domain-containing protein, with protein sequence MPAPNQNSNQLQYFSDVNQNRLFTRNATNYINRLGRDVLNTLGNVSLLDIYLSQGRVVEPHYHQNASELVYCIAGSAGVSLINPFTNEVIHLSIHPGQVANIPQGWWHWEVAYEDKTHLLAIFDAPYPEYIFGSDILTKTPIQVLAHTYCLNPELLRKALKPLNNETIIIGPTNQCVEGHSNGGYEQQKMNQHY encoded by the coding sequence GTGCCAGCCCCAAATCAAAATTCCAACCAGCTGCAGTATTTTTCTGACGTCAATCAAAATCGATTGTTTACACGTAATGCAACGAATTACATTAATCGGCTAGGAAGGGATGTTCTGAATACGCTAGGGAATGTGTCTCTTCTAGATATTTATCTAAGTCAGGGGCGCGTGGTAGAGCCACATTATCATCAAAATGCGTCAGAATTAGTTTACTGTATTGCTGGTTCTGCAGGTGTTTCACTCATTAATCCTTTTACAAATGAAGTTATTCATCTATCGATTCATCCTGGTCAAGTAGCGAATATTCCTCAAGGTTGGTGGCATTGGGAAGTGGCTTATGAAGACAAAACTCACCTCCTTGCGATCTTCGATGCGCCTTATCCAGAATATATTTTTGGCTCGGACATTCTAACTAAAACCCCTATTCAAGTATTGGCTCATACTTATTGTTTAAATCCGGAACTGTTAAGAAAAGCATTAAAGCCACTTAATAATGAAACGATTATAATTGGCCCAACTAATCAGTGTGTTGAAGGGCATTCTAATGGGGGGTATGAACAACAGAAGATGAATCAACATTATTAA
- a CDS encoding ammonium transporter — MDSMFLMNSLWVMFSAVLVILMLGGFILLEAGSTRMKNAGHIAGKTIFTFGIASLVFWAVGYGLIFGEGNALFGLTDFFYSGYEIEGLGLSAPVFFLFQLAFAGISLTIAFGGFAERAKLTAYILFAVLFSVLVYPVIAHWIWGGGWLAEHGKQDFAGSTVVHLTGAMGAFAATILLKPRIGKYNKDGSPNNIAGHNQVFTALGVLVLWVGWFGFNAGSTLSADAAFFGFVAMNTNLAAGAGAVAALVVAWAVTGKADVPTMLNGGLAGLVAITASCAFVDTWAAVVIGLVAGMIVFYSMRFFEKRKVDDPIFALSVHGVAGVWGTLSNGLFATPELATVGQPGLFYGGGFEQLGVQALGVGASGAYAFGVSFILLVIIKKVLNGLRVTEEEEIIGLDLSEHGSYGYPEFLQTSEQPVQQGGKSSKSG, encoded by the coding sequence ATGGATTCGATGTTTTTGATGAATAGTCTTTGGGTGATGTTTTCAGCAGTACTTGTTATTTTGATGCTAGGCGGTTTTATTTTACTTGAAGCTGGGTCAACGCGAATGAAAAATGCTGGCCATATTGCTGGTAAGACGATCTTCACATTTGGGATTGCTTCGTTGGTCTTTTGGGCAGTGGGATACGGCTTAATTTTCGGTGAAGGAAATGCTCTCTTCGGTTTAACGGACTTTTTCTATTCAGGTTATGAAATTGAGGGATTAGGACTTTCAGCTCCAGTTTTCTTCTTATTTCAGCTAGCGTTCGCAGGTATTTCCTTAACGATTGCATTTGGTGGCTTTGCTGAACGTGCGAAACTAACAGCTTATATTCTGTTTGCGGTTTTATTCTCAGTCCTCGTTTATCCTGTGATTGCCCACTGGATTTGGGGCGGCGGCTGGTTAGCTGAGCACGGGAAACAGGACTTTGCAGGTTCAACGGTTGTTCACCTTACAGGTGCAATGGGCGCTTTTGCCGCAACAATTCTTTTAAAACCACGGATTGGTAAATACAATAAAGATGGTTCTCCAAACAACATTGCCGGACACAACCAGGTATTTACGGCACTTGGTGTGCTTGTTTTATGGGTAGGTTGGTTCGGATTTAATGCAGGTAGTACGTTATCTGCTGACGCTGCATTCTTTGGATTTGTTGCCATGAATACAAACTTAGCAGCAGGTGCTGGAGCGGTAGCCGCTTTAGTTGTGGCGTGGGCCGTAACAGGAAAAGCGGATGTGCCAACGATGTTAAACGGTGGATTAGCAGGATTAGTTGCGATTACAGCTTCCTGTGCTTTTGTCGACACGTGGGCAGCGGTTGTGATTGGATTAGTTGCTGGAATGATCGTGTTTTACAGCATGAGATTTTTCGAAAAGCGAAAAGTGGATGACCCGATCTTTGCTTTATCTGTTCACGGGGTAGCAGGCGTTTGGGGTACGTTATCAAACGGTTTGTTCGCAACTCCAGAACTTGCAACAGTAGGTCAACCAGGACTTTTCTACGGAGGCGGTTTCGAACAGCTAGGTGTTCAAGCACTTGGTGTTGGTGCGAGTGGGGCTTATGCCTTTGGTGTTTCGTTTATTCTTTTGGTGATCATTAAGAAAGTGCTAAACGGTTTACGAGTCACTGAAGAAGAAGAGATTATTGGTCTTGATCTCAGTGAGCACGGTAGCTATGGCTATCCAGAATTTTTGCAGACGAGCGAACAGCCAGTACAACAAGGTGGAAAAAGCTCAAAATCCGGTTAA
- a CDS encoding HNH endonuclease, whose translation MGKNAKETLHFSVGKRDGRINENGNDTPAAFRQTEFASSYENRLNQTPSTINPKVEFDGIRGESLCTLKPPPDQELKRLFDDAGIGGIQYKSGVPDFSSVAKAQVEINYMLGGKSVYGGKARRANFTQSDQKLAGQLNNSPELASEFGMESGTIRARDIKKYREINNFTWHELNDVKTMQLVPTKINSEFGHLGGVGEINAGAFGHGGFANKQREKIFE comes from the coding sequence ATGGGGAAGAATGCTAAAGAAACGTTGCATTTTAGTGTTGGGAAAAGAGATGGAAGAATTAACGAAAATGGTAATGACACTCCAGCCGCTTTCAGACAAACTGAATTTGCTAGTTCATATGAAAATAGGCTTAATCAGACACCTTCAACAATTAACCCAAAGGTAGAATTTGATGGAATAAGAGGAGAGTCTTTATGTACACTAAAACCACCACCAGATCAAGAATTAAAACGATTATTTGATGATGCCGGCATTGGAGGAATCCAATATAAAAGTGGAGTACCTGATTTCTCATCAGTAGCAAAAGCCCAAGTGGAAATCAATTATATGCTAGGTGGAAAGAGTGTTTATGGAGGTAAAGCTAGACGAGCTAATTTTACACAATCAGATCAAAAATTAGCTGGACAGCTTAACAATTCACCTGAATTAGCAAGTGAGTTTGGAATGGAATCTGGTACAATCAGAGCAAGAGATATAAAAAAATACCGCGAAATAAACAATTTCACATGGCACGAACTAAATGATGTTAAAACAATGCAACTTGTGCCAACCAAAATTAATAGTGAATTTGGACACCTTGGTGGTGTTGGTGAGATAAATGCAGGAGCTTTTGGGCATGGAGGCTTTGCCAATAAACAAAGGGAGAAGATTTTTGAATGA
- a CDS encoding NAD-dependent epimerase/dehydratase family protein: MKEILVTGAGGYVGSVLVPKLLDKGYHVKAIDRFFFGRDKLPTHANLTVVQEDTRRLQASHFNGIDAVIDLVAISNDPSGELFQDVTYEINHRSRLNSAVLAKENGVKRYILPSSCSIYGFQDKDVVVNEETVTNPLTTYAKANEKAEQDVLPLADDEFTVVVMRQATLYGYSKRMRFDLAINGMVYGAWKNGSIPLMRDGSQWRPMLHVEDTTDVMCLLLEAESEKINGQIFNTGSEEGNYQLGNLAEIIASTIPNEVKIEWYGDPDHRSYRVNFQKVEKVLNWKAKWNAELAALQIFEALESGKLSKTEDTITLDWYKKLIELHQFAQSVEMHGGILKLNSPVFEKEKVPVIGK, encoded by the coding sequence ATGAAAGAAATTCTTGTAACAGGGGCAGGCGGCTATGTAGGTAGTGTTTTAGTACCTAAGTTACTTGATAAAGGATATCATGTGAAAGCTATTGATCGTTTTTTCTTCGGGAGAGACAAACTTCCTACCCATGCCAATTTGACTGTTGTACAAGAGGACACTAGAAGACTGCAAGCTAGCCACTTCAATGGTATCGATGCAGTTATCGATTTAGTCGCGATTTCCAATGATCCAAGCGGTGAACTGTTCCAGGATGTTACTTATGAAATTAATCATCGTTCACGACTGAATTCTGCTGTCCTTGCAAAGGAAAACGGTGTAAAGCGTTATATCCTTCCATCTTCTTGTAGTATATATGGATTCCAAGATAAAGATGTGGTTGTTAATGAAGAAACAGTCACTAATCCATTAACAACATATGCAAAGGCAAATGAGAAGGCAGAGCAGGATGTGCTCCCTCTTGCGGATGATGAATTTACAGTCGTGGTAATGAGACAAGCAACTCTTTATGGCTATTCGAAACGTATGCGTTTCGATTTGGCTATCAATGGAATGGTATATGGAGCTTGGAAGAATGGATCGATTCCTTTAATGAGAGACGGTTCACAATGGAGACCGATGCTTCATGTTGAAGATACAACAGATGTAATGTGCCTATTACTTGAAGCAGAATCAGAAAAAATAAACGGCCAAATTTTCAATACGGGCTCTGAGGAAGGGAATTACCAGCTTGGTAATCTTGCAGAAATCATCGCTTCTACTATTCCAAATGAAGTGAAGATTGAATGGTATGGTGATCCGGATCATCGTTCTTACCGAGTGAATTTTCAGAAGGTCGAAAAAGTACTTAATTGGAAGGCAAAGTGGAACGCAGAACTTGCAGCACTACAGATTTTTGAAGCGCTTGAAAGTGGAAAGCTATCAAAAACAGAGGACACGATTACGCTTGATTGGTATAAGAAATTAATTGAGCTACATCAATTCGCACAGTCTGTGGAAATGCATGGTGGTATTCTGAAACTAAACTCTCCTGTTTTTGAAAAAGAGAAGGTTCCGGTAATTGGTAAGTAA
- a CDS encoding DUF6985 domain-containing protein, giving the protein MIIKDAIFGELEYEFGWSRVMTIDFFGNEIEIDLMIDGEEDGQFDEGQYIAYQLVMKHWNDLQQDFLNSVLTYYTQKRSELGFDTELNENYPVVETTDQILKMISLDGIVVPYEDIFEERHIGVLFNCTWDTENGLGLRLLNEKVTEVGYQDVAI; this is encoded by the coding sequence ATGATTATAAAAGATGCAATTTTCGGTGAACTCGAGTATGAATTTGGATGGTCAAGAGTTATGACTATAGATTTCTTTGGAAATGAAATCGAGATAGATCTAATGATCGATGGTGAGGAAGATGGGCAGTTTGATGAAGGTCAATATATAGCGTACCAATTAGTAATGAAACATTGGAACGATTTACAACAGGATTTTTTGAATTCTGTATTAACTTATTACACACAAAAACGGAGTGAATTAGGCTTTGATACTGAGTTAAATGAAAATTATCCAGTAGTTGAGACAACTGATCAAATACTCAAAATGATAAGTTTAGATGGAATTGTTGTTCCATATGAAGATATTTTTGAGGAACGACATATTGGGGTTTTATTTAATTGCACCTGGGATACAGAAAACGGACTAGGACTTCGCTTGTTAAATGAGAAAGTAACAGAAGTTGGTTATCAAGATGTCGCAATATAA
- a CDS encoding acyltransferase, with translation MAKKVVFSNQSIIQSRERGIANRAKIMHFISRIVKVNLLKTFLMMFRFSGNHISSFIIGWNTIVRLKKTAVISVCPEGRLTIGMNEVNGKKTIILLDHYANFHISGKVSVFNGCKVSVGENATLSIGDNTYINESSRITAVERITIGDSCAISWDVTIIDSDMHSIIEDSKPKIHTAPISIGNKVWIGANVLILKGVTIGDNVVIAAGTLVNRDIPDNSLVMGNPMKIVKSSIQWEL, from the coding sequence ATGGCCAAAAAAGTAGTGTTTTCTAATCAATCAATTATTCAAAGTCGCGAACGAGGTATCGCGAATCGAGCCAAAATCATGCATTTCATTAGCAGAATCGTGAAAGTGAATTTATTGAAAACGTTTTTGATGATGTTCAGGTTTTCCGGAAATCATATTTCATCATTTATTATAGGATGGAACACAATTGTGAGGTTAAAGAAAACCGCTGTAATATCAGTTTGTCCAGAAGGAAGGTTAACGATTGGAATGAATGAGGTTAATGGTAAAAAAACCATCATTTTACTTGATCACTACGCAAATTTCCACATATCAGGAAAAGTATCGGTGTTTAATGGTTGTAAAGTTTCTGTGGGGGAAAATGCTACCTTATCAATAGGAGATAATACATATATTAATGAATCTTCTAGAATCACTGCTGTAGAGAGAATTACCATCGGTGATTCATGCGCTATTTCCTGGGATGTAACGATTATTGATAGTGATATGCACTCTATTATTGAGGACAGTAAACCCAAAATACATACTGCTCCAATATCGATAGGAAATAAGGTTTGGATTGGTGCGAATGTACTGATTTTAAAGGGGGTTACAATTGGAGATAATGTAGTAATAGCAGCTGGAACGCTAGTCAATCGAGATATCCCAGATAATAGTTTAGTAATGGGAAATCCAATGAAAATCGTGAAATCTTCTATTCAATGGGAGCTATAA
- a CDS encoding YwqI/YxiC family protein, with amino-acid sequence MYIAVSGGGSSTEIKLNYSEVMTKLEEAMNAVQHLTLPEPSAGQLGRNKINYTDAWINREQNLQRLLQDYMTVVQKNLEDTKANVDSLKEQDEAITRS; translated from the coding sequence ATGTATATAGCCGTTTCCGGCGGAGGATCTTCTACGGAGATTAAACTCAATTATTCAGAAGTGATGACGAAATTAGAAGAAGCAATGAATGCCGTTCAACATCTCACGTTACCAGAGCCTTCAGCAGGTCAACTGGGGCGTAACAAAATAAACTATACAGATGCCTGGATTAATCGTGAACAAAACCTTCAACGTTTATTGCAGGATTATATGACGGTTGTGCAAAAAAACCTTGAAGATACGAAAGCAAATGTGGATTCACTTAAAGAGCAGGATGAAGCTATTACAAGATCTTAA
- a CDS encoding DUF294 nucleotidyltransferase-like domain-containing protein, with translation MDDGVETYEDLRKMREQQIKNVATDHFALNHFHDQLMSQIVHLAVEKVKKEWGPPPSPFSFFLMGSGGRFEQALWSDQDHGIVYEVTSEEASNYFLKLGKEISVGLNTIGYEFCDGNVMASNPLWCKSVEEWKRQLENWMDDESFEAIRHLLIFIDARALVGREAFIEELKQVIHSKIEESPYLLKRMLKNTMRLQKGIGVFGQILVETHGTHTGEINLKQTALFPYVNAVRLLALKDSVMTTSTLARLGALSDNSRSEWKQYEDKFRQLLQFRLRYGKQEDYEAVHYVTIDSLPKEKKKELKEIMKKGIELYNDTTKHIEKGVTK, from the coding sequence ATGGATGATGGTGTTGAAACTTATGAGGATCTAAGAAAAATGAGAGAACAACAAATCAAGAACGTTGCGACAGATCATTTTGCACTGAATCACTTCCATGATCAGCTGATGAGTCAAATCGTGCATCTAGCAGTGGAGAAAGTGAAAAAAGAGTGGGGGCCACCTCCCTCTCCTTTTTCATTTTTTTTAATGGGGAGCGGCGGTCGGTTTGAGCAAGCGCTATGGAGTGACCAGGATCATGGGATTGTCTATGAAGTTACGAGCGAAGAGGCGAGTAACTATTTTCTTAAGCTTGGAAAAGAAATCTCGGTTGGTCTCAATACGATTGGATATGAATTCTGTGATGGAAATGTGATGGCGTCTAATCCACTTTGGTGTAAATCAGTGGAAGAGTGGAAAAGGCAGCTAGAAAATTGGATGGATGATGAAAGCTTTGAAGCTATCCGACATTTGTTGATTTTTATTGATGCGAGAGCGTTAGTGGGTCGGGAGGCGTTTATTGAAGAGTTAAAGCAAGTGATTCACTCTAAAATCGAGGAATCACCATACTTATTAAAAAGAATGCTGAAAAATACGATGAGGCTTCAAAAAGGGATCGGTGTATTCGGACAAATACTCGTCGAAACGCATGGAACCCATACTGGAGAAATCAATTTAAAACAGACGGCTTTATTTCCCTATGTTAATGCAGTGAGGCTTCTTGCATTGAAGGATAGCGTGATGACGACGTCTACTTTAGCAAGACTTGGTGCATTATCAGACAATAGCCGTTCAGAATGGAAGCAGTATGAAGATAAATTTAGGCAGCTTTTACAGTTTCGGCTTCGTTATGGAAAACAAGAAGATTATGAAGCCGTTCATTACGTGACGATTGACTCCCTTCCTAAAGAAAAGAAGAAAGAGCTCAAGGAGATTATGAAAAAAGGGATTGAGCTTTACAATGACACCACAAAGCACATCGAAAAGGGTGTTACTAAATGA
- a CDS encoding exonuclease domain-containing protein translates to MKMNQMVQYLKQLSGKVNTSMYASIQDQSNPHHISMLRQMQKEIKMKNTLEVPLNQLRVVVFDLETTGFYPNKGDAILSIGAVKVTGETIEKDTFYSLVQSSNAPSEEVTELTGIKVEDLDSAPPLSDVLARFYEFMKGHTLVAHHAKHEQAFMQHATWSLMRANFDHRIVDTSFLIRIADPELKGFQLEECCTNCGVEVKDRHHALGDAKMTAELWCHYLKRIQEMGFTNLREVYERLARMG, encoded by the coding sequence ATGAAGATGAATCAAATGGTTCAATATTTAAAGCAGCTGTCCGGTAAGGTGAATACGAGCATGTACGCATCCATTCAAGATCAATCAAATCCTCATCATATTTCCATGCTAAGACAGATGCAGAAAGAAATTAAAATGAAAAACACGTTAGAAGTACCCTTAAATCAATTACGAGTCGTTGTGTTTGATCTTGAAACAACTGGTTTTTATCCGAATAAAGGGGACGCCATCCTGTCGATTGGGGCGGTGAAAGTAACCGGTGAAACCATCGAAAAAGATACTTTTTATTCATTAGTTCAGTCTAGTAACGCCCCATCCGAAGAGGTTACTGAATTAACGGGCATTAAGGTGGAAGATCTGGATTCAGCACCACCCCTCTCAGATGTGCTCGCTCGATTTTATGAATTTATGAAAGGGCACACCTTAGTTGCGCATCATGCAAAGCATGAACAAGCCTTCATGCAGCACGCTACCTGGAGTTTGATGCGTGCCAATTTCGATCATCGTATTGTGGATACTTCTTTTTTAATACGAATTGCTGATCCTGAGCTAAAAGGGTTTCAATTAGAAGAGTGCTGTACAAATTGCGGAGTTGAGGTAAAGGATCGGCATCATGCCCTGGGAGATGCCAAAATGACAGCTGAGCTTTGGTGTCATTACTTGAAGAGAATTCAGGAGATGGGGTTTACGAATTTGCGTGAGGTTTATGAGCGGTTGGCGCGGATGGGGTAG
- the rfbC gene encoding dTDP-4-dehydrorhamnose 3,5-epimerase, whose product MEVIASTLNGVKLLQPKVFGDQRGFFLESFNEKMFNQNGLPVGYLQDNHSLSEEAGILRGLHYQLEPRSQLKVVRVITGVIYDVVVDLRKGSPTYKEWKGFILSEFNHRMLVVPKGFAHGFCTLTTHTNVCYKVDEYYSPEHDRGIMWNDPELNIDWPVSDPILSAKDQQHPLLKDAEINFTMESVQV is encoded by the coding sequence ATGGAAGTCATTGCATCAACTCTTAATGGTGTGAAATTGTTACAACCAAAGGTTTTTGGTGATCAGAGAGGATTCTTTCTAGAGAGCTTCAATGAAAAGATGTTTAACCAAAATGGATTGCCGGTTGGATATCTTCAGGATAACCACTCCTTGTCAGAAGAGGCAGGTATTTTAAGAGGTCTTCATTATCAATTGGAGCCACGATCACAGCTTAAAGTTGTTAGGGTCATTACCGGTGTTATTTATGATGTTGTTGTAGATTTACGAAAAGGATCGCCAACTTATAAAGAGTGGAAAGGTTTTATTTTAAGTGAGTTCAATCATAGAATGCTTGTTGTTCCAAAAGGATTTGCACATGGTTTTTGTACACTTACGACGCATACAAATGTTTGCTACAAAGTCGATGAATATTATTCTCCAGAACATGATCGGGGGATCATGTGGAATGATCCAGAATTGAATATAGATTGGCCTGTTAGTGATCCAATTCTATCTGCAAAAGATCAGCAGCATCCTCTTCTTAAAGATGCAGAAATTAATTTCACTATGGAAAGCGTTCAAGTGTAA
- the lhgO gene encoding L-2-hydroxyglutarate oxidase: protein MEKSYDYLIAGGGIIGLTIARELKLRYPHLQIGILEKESGIAYHSSGRNSGVLHAGFYYTEDSLKARFTREGNQKMTAYCLHKGLKINQCGKLVVATNEEEVRGLEELKRRGDRNGVELQWMTEEQTSRIDPSVKTYKKALYSPSTSTVDPLEVCNAIYQEIVSLGVEVLFETAYKGKQDATILTNNGELRCHYFINAAGLYADRIAKDFNYGDDYTIIPFKGIYLKYAKNKEDVETNIYPVPNLANPFLGVHFTKTVDGTIKIGPTAIPALWRENYRGLENFKLKEFFSILYYEAKLFITNSFNFRRLAFEEIKKYYRPGFINLSLNMVKNIDRRGFGQFARPGIRAQLLNKKTLELVSDFVLEGDEQSMHVLNAVSPGFTCSFPFASYVVDEIEKKKQIPELNHQLKMKV from the coding sequence ATGGAAAAGTCTTATGATTACCTCATCGCAGGTGGTGGGATTATAGGCTTAACGATTGCAAGAGAGTTAAAGCTTCGGTATCCACATTTGCAGATTGGCATCCTTGAGAAGGAATCAGGTATAGCCTATCACTCTAGCGGACGTAATAGTGGCGTTCTCCACGCTGGCTTTTATTATACAGAGGACAGCTTGAAGGCTCGCTTCACTCGTGAAGGTAATCAAAAAATGACAGCATACTGCCTACATAAAGGATTAAAGATAAACCAATGTGGGAAGCTTGTCGTGGCAACAAATGAAGAAGAAGTAAGAGGACTTGAAGAGCTTAAACGAAGGGGCGATCGAAACGGAGTTGAACTTCAATGGATGACGGAAGAGCAGACTTCACGTATTGACCCCTCGGTTAAGACTTACAAGAAAGCACTTTACTCTCCTTCGACATCTACTGTAGATCCTTTGGAAGTTTGCAATGCCATTTATCAGGAGATTGTCAGTCTAGGAGTTGAAGTACTCTTTGAGACAGCTTATAAAGGTAAACAAGACGCCACTATTTTAACCAATAATGGTGAATTACGTTGCCACTACTTTATTAATGCTGCGGGATTATACGCTGATCGTATTGCAAAAGATTTTAATTATGGTGATGACTATACGATCATTCCATTTAAAGGCATTTATCTAAAATATGCAAAGAATAAAGAGGATGTTGAAACCAATATATATCCTGTTCCTAATCTAGCAAATCCATTTCTCGGTGTTCATTTTACTAAAACAGTTGATGGAACGATCAAGATTGGACCGACTGCTATCCCAGCTTTATGGAGAGAGAATTATAGAGGATTGGAGAACTTTAAACTCAAAGAGTTTTTCTCCATTCTTTATTATGAAGCAAAACTATTTATAACGAATTCTTTTAACTTTCGTAGACTAGCATTTGAAGAAATAAAGAAGTATTACAGACCAGGATTCATTAATTTGTCGTTAAACATGGTGAAAAATATTGATCGACGAGGTTTTGGACAATTTGCGAGACCTGGGATTAGAGCTCAATTACTGAACAAAAAAACGCTAGAGTTAGTCTCTGATTTTGTTCTTGAAGGTGACGAGCAATCCATGCACGTCCTAAATGCTGTTTCACCTGGATTCACCTGTTCTTTTCCTTTTGCTTCATATGTAGTAGATGAGATTGAAAAAAAGAAGCAGATACCAGAATTGAATCACCAATTAAAAATGAAAGTATAG